The proteins below come from a single Miscanthus floridulus cultivar M001 chromosome 1, ASM1932011v1, whole genome shotgun sequence genomic window:
- the LOC136495402 gene encoding guanine nucleotide-binding protein subunit gamma 4-like isoform X1: MMAAAAAAAPRPKSPPASPDPCGRHRLQLAVDALHREIGFLEGEISSIEGVHAASTCCKEVDEFVGSNPDPFLTISQPEKGNHDQSQQFLKKFRAKSCLSYYLSWICCCGGGGGGGGWCPPLQLKRPAAPSCSCAPRLRKLCCCCCCCRCRVVYVGAGCGCCAPCPRCSCDCTCACPRCSAACCCTPRCCLCL; the protein is encoded by the exons AtgatggcagcggcagcggcggcggcgccgaggcCCAAGTCGCCGCCTGCCTCGCCAGACCCCTgcggccgccaccgcctccaGCTCGCCGTCGACGCGCTCCACCGGGAGATCGGCTTCCTCGAG GGCGAAATAAGTTCCATTGAGGGGGTCCACGCTGCCTCCACATGCTGCAAAGA GGTTGATGAGTTTGTTGGAAGCAATCCGGACCCATTCCTAACGAT CAGTCAGCCAGAGAAAGGAAACCATGATCAATCTCAGCAGTTTCTAAAGAAGTTCCG AGCAAAGAGCTGCCTGAGCTACTACCTCTCGTGGATCTGCTgctgcggtggtggcggtggcggtggcgggtgGTGCCCGCCGTTGCAGCTCAAGAGGCCAGCGGCGCCGAGCTGCTCCTGCGCGCCACGGCTGAGGAagctctgctgctgctgttgctgctgccggTGCCGCGTGGTGTACGTCGGCGCCGGCTGCGGGTGCTGCGCCCCGTGCCCGCGCTGCTCGTGCGACTGCACCTGCGCCTGCCCCAGGTGCAGCGCCGCGTGCTGCTGCACCCCGCGCTGCTGCCTGTGCCTATGA
- the LOC136495402 gene encoding guanine nucleotide-binding protein subunit gamma 4-like isoform X2, with product MMAAAAAAAPRPKSPPASPDPCGRHRLQLAVDALHREIGFLEGEISSIEGVHAASTCCKEVDEFVGSNPDPFLTIQPEKGNHDQSQQFLKKFRAKSCLSYYLSWICCCGGGGGGGGWCPPLQLKRPAAPSCSCAPRLRKLCCCCCCCRCRVVYVGAGCGCCAPCPRCSCDCTCACPRCSAACCCTPRCCLCL from the exons AtgatggcagcggcagcggcggcggcgccgaggcCCAAGTCGCCGCCTGCCTCGCCAGACCCCTgcggccgccaccgcctccaGCTCGCCGTCGACGCGCTCCACCGGGAGATCGGCTTCCTCGAG GGCGAAATAAGTTCCATTGAGGGGGTCCACGCTGCCTCCACATGCTGCAAAGA GGTTGATGAGTTTGTTGGAAGCAATCCGGACCCATTCCTAACGAT TCAGCCAGAGAAAGGAAACCATGATCAATCTCAGCAGTTTCTAAAGAAGTTCCG AGCAAAGAGCTGCCTGAGCTACTACCTCTCGTGGATCTGCTgctgcggtggtggcggtggcggtggcgggtgGTGCCCGCCGTTGCAGCTCAAGAGGCCAGCGGCGCCGAGCTGCTCCTGCGCGCCACGGCTGAGGAagctctgctgctgctgttgctgctgccggTGCCGCGTGGTGTACGTCGGCGCCGGCTGCGGGTGCTGCGCCCCGTGCCCGCGCTGCTCGTGCGACTGCACCTGCGCCTGCCCCAGGTGCAGCGCCGCGTGCTGCTGCACCCCGCGCTGCTGCCTGTGCCTATGA